In Pseudomonas sp. MM213, a genomic segment contains:
- a CDS encoding 5-oxoprolinase subunit B family protein, whose product MKLRVEVVALDCLMVRLFDEIAEANMPWMLAASENLRAAFGAHLIDLVPSYTTLMVHYDLTALSPAQARELIAEALIDLSPNTRTGGKCHVLPVWYDVSVGPELRLLSQRSGLAVEEVIRRHSDREYQVFALGFAPGFAFMGLVEEVLAAPRLNTPRKKVAAGSVGIAERQTAAYPVVSPGGWNLIGRTPAKLFDRERDGYSLMQPGDTVRFQAVSHAEFINLGGDDTPLEAQA is encoded by the coding sequence ATGAAACTTCGGGTGGAAGTGGTGGCGCTGGATTGCCTGATGGTGCGGCTGTTCGATGAGATCGCCGAAGCCAACATGCCGTGGATGCTCGCTGCCAGCGAAAACCTGCGTGCGGCGTTTGGTGCGCATCTGATCGATCTGGTGCCGTCGTATACGACGTTGATGGTGCATTACGATCTGACCGCATTGAGCCCGGCGCAGGCGCGGGAATTGATCGCCGAAGCACTGATCGATTTGTCGCCCAACACCCGCACCGGTGGCAAATGTCACGTGCTGCCGGTCTGGTATGACGTGAGCGTCGGTCCGGAATTGCGCCTGTTGTCTCAGCGCAGCGGGCTGGCCGTGGAGGAGGTGATCCGCCGCCACAGTGACCGTGAATATCAGGTGTTCGCCTTGGGCTTCGCGCCGGGTTTTGCCTTTATGGGGTTGGTGGAAGAGGTCCTCGCCGCACCGCGCCTGAATACGCCGCGCAAAAAAGTCGCGGCCGGCAGCGTGGGGATCGCCGAACGGCAAACCGCTGCCTACCCGGTGGTGTCCCCCGGCGGCTGGAACCTGATCGGCCGCACCCCGGCCAAACTGTTCGACCGCGAACGCGATGGCTACAGCCTGATGCAACCGGGCGACACCGTGCGTTTTCAAGCGGTCAGCCACGCCGAGTTCATCAACCTGGGCGGTGACGATACGCCACTGGAGGCGCAGGCATGA
- a CDS encoding 5-oxoprolinase subunit PxpA codes for MSRLLLNCDIGESYGNWTMGLDAEVMPFIDCANIACGFHAGDPSIMRKTVSLALSNGVQIGAHPAYQDLVGFGRRSMAYTAQELQDILHYQIGALDGLCRAQGGRVSYVKPHGAMYNDMMANPAQLRAVLQAVASYDKTLPLMLMATRDNSAAQRLGDEYGVTLWFEAFADRAYDSAGMLVSRQLPGAVHHDPEKIIDQALTIARGDNLTASDGSALHLQANTLCVHGDNASSVAAVRRIREALDQQSAP; via the coding sequence GTGAGCCGCCTGCTATTGAACTGCGACATCGGCGAGAGCTACGGCAACTGGACCATGGGTCTGGACGCCGAGGTCATGCCCTTCATTGATTGCGCCAACATCGCCTGCGGTTTCCATGCCGGCGATCCGAGCATCATGCGCAAGACTGTCAGCCTGGCCCTGAGCAACGGCGTGCAGATCGGCGCCCATCCGGCCTATCAGGATCTGGTCGGGTTCGGCCGTCGCTCCATGGCGTATACCGCCCAGGAACTTCAGGACATTCTGCACTACCAGATCGGCGCCCTCGACGGCCTCTGCCGGGCACAGGGCGGGCGCGTCAGCTACGTCAAACCCCACGGCGCGATGTACAACGACATGATGGCCAACCCGGCGCAATTACGCGCCGTGCTGCAGGCCGTGGCGTCTTATGACAAGACGTTGCCGCTGATGCTGATGGCCACCCGCGACAACAGCGCCGCACAGCGATTGGGTGATGAGTACGGCGTGACGTTGTGGTTCGAAGCGTTCGCCGATCGTGCCTACGACAGCGCCGGCATGCTGGTTTCGCGGCAACTGCCGGGTGCAGTGCATCACGACCCGGAAAAAATCATCGACCAGGCACTGACCATCGCCCGTGGTGACAACCTGACCGCCAGCGACGGCAGCGCCTTGCATTTGCAGGCCAACACTCTGTGCGTACACGGTGACAACGCCAGTTCCGTGGCGGCCGTGCGGCGCATTCGCGAAGCCCTCGATCAGCAGAGTGCGCCATGA
- a CDS encoding biotin-dependent carboxyltransferase family protein, translating to MSRLSIEASTPLCLLQDAGRFGVRHLGVTQGGGLDWRSMFWANWLLGNALDAPVIEVTLGGFSVVAEEDCLLALAGADLGAQLDGQALAPWRSFKLRKGQRLQFTQPLLGARAYLAAPGGFDAPKVLGSSATVVREELGGLDGMGRALAKGASLSYSAEAPLLMRELPREQAPDFKSDLPLDVVLGAQIGEFSGQSLFDAFNSAWTLDSRADRMGIRLLGTALQYQGKPMISEGIPLGAVQVPPDGQPIVLLNDRQTIGGYPRLGALTPLALARLAQCLPGATVRLRPVVQDVAHREQVEYLRRFQGS from the coding sequence ATGAGCCGGCTATCGATTGAAGCGAGCACACCGTTGTGCCTGTTGCAGGACGCCGGCCGTTTTGGCGTGCGGCATCTGGGCGTGACCCAGGGCGGCGGGCTGGATTGGCGCTCGATGTTCTGGGCCAACTGGCTGCTGGGAAATGCGCTGGATGCACCGGTGATCGAAGTCACCCTCGGCGGGTTCAGCGTTGTTGCCGAAGAGGATTGCTTGCTCGCGCTGGCCGGGGCAGACCTTGGCGCGCAACTGGACGGTCAGGCGCTGGCGCCGTGGCGCAGTTTCAAGCTGCGCAAAGGTCAGCGTTTGCAGTTCACTCAGCCACTCCTGGGGGCGCGGGCTTATCTCGCGGCGCCTGGCGGCTTTGATGCGCCGAAGGTGTTGGGCAGCAGCGCGACGGTGGTGCGTGAGGAGCTGGGTGGGCTGGACGGCATGGGGCGGGCGTTGGCCAAAGGTGCGTCGCTGAGCTATTCGGCTGAAGCGCCATTACTGATGCGCGAGTTGCCTCGCGAACAAGCACCGGACTTCAAATCCGATTTGCCACTGGACGTGGTACTCGGCGCGCAGATCGGCGAGTTCAGCGGCCAGAGCTTGTTCGATGCATTCAACAGCGCCTGGACCCTCGACAGTCGTGCCGACCGCATGGGTATTCGCTTGCTGGGAACGGCGTTGCAGTACCAGGGTAAACCGATGATTTCCGAAGGTATTCCGCTCGGCGCGGTACAGGTACCGCCGGACGGGCAGCCGATTGTGCTGCTCAATGATCGGCAGACCATTGGTGGTTATCCGCGACTGGGGGCGTTGACGCCGTTGGCACTGGCGCGCCTGGCGCAGTGTCTGCCGGGGGCGACGGTGCGGTTGCGGCCGGTAGTGCAGGATGTCGCGCATCGGGAGCAGGTTGAGTATTTGCGGCGGTTTCAAGGCAGTTAA
- a CDS encoding class II glutamine amidotransferase yields the protein MCELLGMSANVPTDIVFSFTGLMQRGGRTGPHRDGWGIAFYEGRGLRLFQDPAASSESEVANLVQRYPIKSEVVIGHIRQANVGKVCLSNTHPFVRELWGRNWCFAHNGQLADFQPITSFYRPVGDTDSEAAFCDLLNRVRAAFPEPVEIETLLPDLVAACAEYRSKGVFNCLLSDGDWLFCYCSTKLAQITRRAPFGPARLKDVDVIVDFQAETTPNDVVTVIATEPLTENETWTRYEPGQWSLWRRGECVSQGKTE from the coding sequence ATGTGTGAGTTATTGGGCATGAGCGCCAATGTGCCGACCGATATCGTGTTCAGCTTTACCGGGCTGATGCAGCGCGGCGGCCGCACCGGCCCGCACCGTGACGGTTGGGGCATCGCCTTTTATGAAGGCCGCGGCCTGCGCCTGTTCCAGGACCCGGCGGCGAGCAGCGAGTCTGAAGTCGCCAACCTGGTGCAACGCTATCCGATCAAGAGCGAAGTGGTCATCGGCCATATCCGCCAGGCCAACGTCGGCAAGGTCTGCCTGTCCAACACCCATCCGTTCGTGCGCGAACTGTGGGGGCGCAACTGGTGTTTCGCCCACAACGGCCAACTGGCGGACTTTCAGCCGATCACCAGCTTTTATCGCCCGGTCGGCGATACCGACAGTGAAGCGGCGTTCTGCGATCTGCTCAACCGCGTACGCGCGGCGTTCCCGGAACCGGTAGAGATCGAAACACTGCTGCCGGATTTGGTAGCCGCGTGCGCCGAATACCGTAGCAAAGGCGTGTTCAACTGCCTGCTCAGCGACGGTGACTGGCTGTTCTGTTATTGCTCGACCAAGCTGGCGCAGATTACCCGTCGCGCACCGTTCGGCCCGGCGCGCTTGAAGGATGTCGACGTGATCGTCGATTTCCAGGCCGAAACCACGCCCAACGACGTGGTCACGGTGATCGCCACCGAACCCCTGACCGAAAACGAAACCTGGACCCGCTACGAACCGGGCCAATGGAGCCTCTGGCGACGCGGTGAATGCGTCAGCCAGGGCAAGACCGAATAA
- a CDS encoding cyclic nucleotide-binding domain-containing protein — translation MSEPTLLNNEIRDWLMDCGLFDQLLPADFAAASGYFSISTVAEGEEIFREGDAGSFMCIIHTGQVAVQKTNSDGQRVTMATLRSGRAFGEMAVLDGERRSASCVAASNCQLLNLGKDSLEKMLNDAPKIAAKIIRALAVSLSKRLRMADGQLLSQQV, via the coding sequence ATGTCAGAACCGACCTTACTGAACAACGAAATCCGCGACTGGCTGATGGACTGTGGCCTGTTCGATCAACTGCTGCCCGCCGACTTCGCAGCCGCCTCGGGCTACTTCAGCATCAGCACGGTGGCCGAGGGCGAAGAGATCTTCCGCGAAGGCGATGCCGGCAGTTTCATGTGCATCATCCATACCGGCCAGGTCGCGGTACAAAAAACCAACAGCGACGGACAACGGGTGACCATGGCCACGCTGCGCAGCGGTCGGGCGTTCGGCGAAATGGCCGTGCTCGATGGCGAACGGCGCTCCGCCAGTTGCGTAGCCGCGAGCAATTGCCAGCTGCTGAACCTGGGCAAGGATTCCCTGGAAAAGATGCTCAACGACGCGCCGAAAATCGCCGCCAAGATCATCCGCGCCCTCGCCGTCTCCCTGTCCAAACGCCTGCGCATGGCCGACGGCCAGCTACTCTCGCAGCAGGTTTAA
- a CDS encoding vWA domain-containing protein, which translates to MLLNLFNEMRAAKVPVSVRELLDLINALKQRVTFADMDEFYYLSRAILVKDEKHFDKFDRAFGAYFNGLEKLDDHLQALIPEDWLRKEFERSLTDEERAAIQSLGGLDKLIEEFKKRLEEQKERHAGGNKWIGTGGTSPFGSGGFNPEGIRVGDAGKRQGKAVKVWDQREYKNLDDSVELGTRNIKVALRRLRKFARQGAAEELDIDGTIDHTAKDAGLLSIQMRPERRNTVKLLLLFDIGGSMDAHVKICEELFSACKTEFKHLEYFYFHNFIYESVWKNNMRRTSERTSTQDLLHKYGADYKVIFIGDAAMAPYEITQAGGSVEHWNEEAGYVWMQRFKEKYKKLIWINPYPKDTWGYTSSTNIVRDLIDDQMYPLTLRGLEEGMRFLSK; encoded by the coding sequence ATGTTGCTCAACCTGTTCAATGAAATGCGCGCAGCCAAGGTGCCCGTCTCGGTGCGCGAGCTGCTGGACCTGATCAACGCGCTGAAACAGCGCGTGACCTTCGCCGACATGGACGAGTTCTACTACTTGTCCCGGGCAATTCTGGTGAAGGACGAAAAGCATTTCGACAAGTTCGACCGAGCGTTCGGTGCTTACTTCAATGGCCTGGAAAAACTCGACGATCACCTTCAGGCCCTGATTCCTGAAGACTGGTTGCGCAAGGAATTCGAGCGTTCGCTGACCGACGAAGAGCGGGCGGCGATCCAGTCCCTTGGCGGCCTGGACAAGCTGATCGAAGAATTCAAGAAACGCCTGGAAGAACAGAAAGAACGCCACGCCGGTGGCAACAAGTGGATCGGCACCGGTGGCACCAGCCCGTTCGGTTCCGGCGGTTTCAACCCGGAAGGCATTCGGGTCGGCGATGCCGGCAAGCGCCAGGGCAAGGCGGTCAAGGTCTGGGATCAGCGCGAGTACAAGAACCTCGACGATTCGGTGGAACTGGGCACGCGCAACATCAAGGTCGCCCTGCGCCGGCTGCGTAAATTCGCCCGTCAGGGTGCGGCCGAAGAACTGGACATCGATGGCACCATCGACCACACCGCCAAAGATGCCGGGTTGCTGAGTATCCAGATGCGGCCGGAGCGGCGTAACACCGTCAAGTTGTTGCTGCTGTTCGACATCGGCGGTTCGATGGATGCGCACGTGAAGATCTGCGAGGAGTTGTTCTCGGCCTGCAAGACCGAGTTCAAACACCTGGAGTACTTCTACTTCCACAACTTCATTTATGAATCGGTGTGGAAGAACAACATGCGCCGTACCTCCGAGCGCACGTCGACCCAGGACCTGCTGCACAAGTACGGCGCCGACTACAAAGTGATCTTCATCGGTGACGCGGCGATGGCGCCTTATGAGATCACCCAGGCCGGCGGCAGCGTCGAGCACTGGAACGAAGAAGCCGGTTACGTGTGGATGCAGCGGTTCAAGGAGAAGTACAAGAAGCTCATCTGGATCAACCCGTATCCGAAAGATACGTGGGGCTATACGTCGTCGACCAATATTGTTCGGGATTTGATTGATGACCAGATGTACCCGCTGACGTTGCGGGGGCTTGAGGAAGGGATGCGGTTTCTTTCCAAGTAG
- a CDS encoding AAA family ATPase: MKFEGTQAYVATDDLKLAVNAAITLERPLLVKGEPGTGKTMLAEQLAESFGAKLITWHIKSTTKAHQGLYEYDAVSRLRDSQLGTEKVHDVRNYLKKGKLWEAFESEERVILLIDEIDKADIEFPNDLLQELDKMEFYVYEIDETIKAKKRPIIIITSNNEKELPDAFLRRCFFHYIAFPDRVTLQKIVDVHYPDIKKDLVSEALDVFFDVRKVPGLKKKPSTSELVDWLKLLMADNIGEAVLRERDPTKAIPPLAGALVKNEQDVQLLERLAFMSRRGTR; this comes from the coding sequence ATGAAGTTCGAAGGCACCCAGGCCTACGTCGCCACCGATGACTTGAAGCTGGCGGTCAACGCCGCCATCACCCTGGAGCGTCCGCTGCTGGTCAAGGGCGAGCCGGGCACCGGCAAGACCATGCTGGCCGAGCAACTGGCCGAGTCTTTCGGCGCCAAGCTGATCACCTGGCACATCAAATCCACGACCAAGGCGCATCAGGGCCTGTACGAGTACGACGCGGTCAGCCGCCTGCGCGATTCGCAGTTGGGCACGGAAAAGGTCCACGACGTTCGCAACTACCTGAAAAAGGGCAAGCTCTGGGAGGCTTTCGAGTCTGAAGAGCGGGTGATTCTGCTGATCGACGAAATCGACAAGGCCGACATCGAGTTCCCGAACGACCTGCTGCAAGAACTCGACAAGATGGAGTTCTACGTTTACGAGATCGACGAGACCATCAAGGCCAAGAAGCGCCCGATCATCATCATTACCTCCAACAACGAGAAAGAGCTGCCGGACGCTTTCCTGCGCCGCTGCTTCTTCCACTACATCGCGTTCCCGGATCGCGTCACGCTGCAGAAGATCGTCGACGTGCACTACCCGGACATCAAGAAGGATCTGGTCAGCGAAGCGCTGGACGTGTTCTTCGACGTGCGCAAGGTGCCGGGACTGAAGAAGAAGCCATCGACCTCCGAACTGGTGGACTGGCTGAAGCTGCTGATGGCCGACAACATCGGCGAAGCAGTGCTGCGCGAGCGCGATCCGACCAAGGCCATTCCGCCGCTGGCCGGTGCCTTGGTGAAGAACGAACAGGACGTGCAATTGCTTGAGCGCCTGGCGTTCATGAGTCGTCGCGGTACTCGCTAA
- a CDS encoding LysR family transcriptional regulator, producing the protein MNLKFLETFVWVARLKSFRLTADKLFTTQASISSRIAVLEGELGVKLFLRDSRGVSLTPEGLKVLEHAEQMMDTMQALKQSIETRSSKVGRVRIGVMDTVIHTWLSPLVAQMTDHYPLVEIELVADTSLNLCDQLQKGFLDLILQTDLLRQESVRSLELASHPMGWIAASNSIYNREYSSVADLARERIITYSKNSHPHQEVLALMQANGVMTPRLNCVNSVSAITRLLRDGFGIGALPPVLVAEELARGELTLLAIDQRPPDLQVVVSWRTGAEWVEEIVALCQQVLAGYARKVGENYIVLAR; encoded by the coding sequence ATGAACCTGAAGTTTCTCGAGACCTTCGTCTGGGTCGCCCGACTCAAAAGTTTTCGCCTGACCGCCGACAAGCTCTTCACCACCCAGGCGTCGATTTCCAGCCGCATCGCCGTGCTCGAAGGCGAACTCGGGGTGAAGCTGTTCCTGCGCGATTCACGCGGCGTGAGCCTGACGCCCGAAGGCTTGAAAGTGCTCGAACATGCCGAGCAGATGATGGACACCATGCAAGCGCTCAAGCAGTCGATAGAGACCCGCTCCAGCAAGGTCGGCCGGGTGCGCATCGGCGTGATGGACACGGTGATTCATACCTGGCTGAGCCCGTTGGTGGCGCAGATGACGGATCACTATCCACTGGTGGAAATCGAGCTGGTGGCCGATACCTCGCTCAACCTCTGCGATCAGCTGCAAAAAGGCTTCCTCGACCTGATCCTGCAAACCGACCTGCTGCGTCAGGAGAGCGTGCGCAGCCTGGAGCTGGCCAGTCACCCGATGGGCTGGATCGCTGCCAGCAATTCGATCTACAACCGCGAGTATTCCAGCGTGGCCGATCTGGCGCGGGAGCGGATCATTACCTACTCGAAAAACTCACACCCGCATCAAGAGGTGCTCGCGTTGATGCAGGCCAATGGCGTCATGACGCCACGGCTGAACTGCGTGAATTCGGTGTCGGCGATTACCCGGCTGCTGCGGGACGGTTTCGGCATTGGCGCGTTGCCACCGGTGCTGGTGGCCGAGGAGCTGGCGCGCGGCGAATTGACCTTGCTGGCCATCGATCAACGGCCACCGGATTTACAAGTGGTGGTGTCCTGGCGGACCGGGGCGGAATGGGTCGAGGAGATTGTCGCGCTGTGTCAGCAGGTGTTGGCGGGGTATGCGCGCAAGGTCGGCGAAAACTACATCGTCCTTGCGCGCTGA
- a CDS encoding DUF2937 family protein: MLLSYLRLVLFAAGLLIGVQVPGFINDYAKRVEAHLIEAQTGLSGFQGTAIQFFKGDMQALVAHYRASEDPVFRSDADSLSNLLTRQLALDKQFQAMQGPWYIRFLQVVLAADPDIRKETWNGYSYQILLTPEAMIWGMSGALLLSFGIECLFRLIDWVVLGGKRLRQSRPIEERDLRGL, from the coding sequence ATGTTGCTCAGTTATCTACGGCTGGTGTTGTTCGCGGCGGGCCTGTTGATCGGCGTCCAGGTGCCGGGGTTCATCAACGACTACGCCAAGCGGGTCGAAGCGCACCTGATTGAGGCGCAGACCGGCTTGAGCGGTTTTCAGGGCACCGCCATTCAATTCTTCAAGGGTGACATGCAGGCCCTGGTCGCCCACTACCGCGCCAGCGAAGACCCGGTTTTCCGCAGCGATGCCGACAGCCTGAGCAACCTGCTCACCCGTCAACTGGCCCTCGATAAACAATTCCAGGCCATGCAAGGCCCGTGGTACATCCGCTTCCTGCAGGTTGTACTGGCCGCCGACCCGGATATCCGCAAGGAAACCTGGAACGGCTACAGCTACCAGATCCTGCTGACACCGGAAGCGATGATCTGGGGCATGAGCGGCGCGTTGCTGCTGTCGTTCGGGATTGAATGCCTGTTCCGGCTGATCGACTGGGTGGTACTGGGCGGCAAGCGCCTGCGCCAGAGCCGGCCGATTGAAGAGCGGGATTTACGCGGGTTGTAA
- a CDS encoding MFS transporter: MSAPDTTVIPKATARPGPFDWYRNINQQERRTFWSCKIGYGLDGMDTQMLSFVVPTLIAMWGITTGEAGLIHTSTLIASAIGGWVAGILSDRIGRVRTLQLTVLWFAFFTFLCGFAQNYEQLLISRTLMGFGFGGEWTAGAVLMGEVIRAKDRGKAVGMVQSGWALGWGLTAILYALLFSVLPPEDAWRALFILGIVPAVFVIFVRRLVKDPEIYREAKAKQEPSNPAKFYEIFAPGILFTTLRASILTTGALGGYYAITSWLPTFLKNERGLSVLGTGGYLAMVIVGSYVGYVISAYLTDILGRKKNFILFAVGSFTIVLLYTQLPVSNGVMLWLGFPLGFFASGIFSGMGAFLTELFPTRIRGSGQGFCYNIGRALAALFPLLIGLLSQKVPLSVGIGAFAAVSYGVVILAALSLPETRGKQLDAQ, from the coding sequence ATGAGTGCGCCCGACACCACCGTCATCCCGAAAGCCACGGCTCGCCCGGGACCTTTCGACTGGTACCGCAACATCAATCAGCAGGAACGCCGCACATTCTGGAGCTGCAAGATCGGCTACGGCCTGGACGGCATGGACACCCAGATGCTCAGCTTCGTGGTGCCGACCCTCATCGCGATGTGGGGCATCACCACCGGCGAGGCCGGGCTGATTCACACCAGTACGCTGATTGCCTCGGCCATCGGCGGCTGGGTGGCGGGGATTCTCTCCGACCGCATCGGCCGCGTGCGTACCTTGCAACTGACGGTGCTGTGGTTCGCCTTCTTCACCTTCCTCTGCGGCTTCGCGCAAAACTACGAACAACTGCTGATCAGCCGCACCTTGATGGGCTTCGGTTTTGGCGGCGAGTGGACCGCCGGCGCGGTGCTGATGGGCGAAGTGATTCGCGCCAAGGATCGCGGTAAAGCAGTGGGCATGGTGCAATCGGGCTGGGCGCTGGGTTGGGGGCTGACGGCGATCCTGTATGCGCTGCTGTTCTCGGTGTTGCCACCGGAAGACGCGTGGCGCGCACTGTTTATCCTCGGCATCGTCCCGGCGGTTTTCGTGATCTTCGTCCGCCGCCTGGTCAAGGACCCGGAAATCTACCGCGAAGCCAAGGCCAAACAGGAACCGAGCAACCCGGCGAAGTTCTACGAGATTTTCGCCCCCGGCATCCTCTTCACCACGCTTCGCGCTTCGATACTGACCACCGGCGCACTGGGCGGTTACTACGCAATCACTTCCTGGCTGCCGACGTTCCTGAAGAACGAACGCGGTTTGAGCGTACTCGGCACGGGCGGTTATCTGGCGATGGTGATCGTCGGTTCCTACGTCGGTTACGTCATCAGCGCGTATTTGACTGACATCCTTGGCCGTAAGAAAAACTTCATTCTGTTCGCGGTGGGCTCGTTCACCATCGTGTTGCTTTACACCCAATTGCCGGTCAGTAACGGCGTGATGCTGTGGCTGGGCTTTCCGTTGGGCTTCTTTGCCTCGGGGATTTTCAGCGGCATGGGTGCTTTCCTGACCGAGTTGTTTCCGACGCGGATTCGCGGTTCGGGCCAGGGCTTTTGCTACAACATAGGCCGGGCGCTGGCGGCGTTGTTTCCGCTGTTGATCGGCTTGCTCAGCCAGAAGGTGCCATTGAGCGTAGGCATCGGGGCGTTCGCGGCGGTTTCCTACGGGGTGGTGATCCTTGCGGCGTTGAGCCTGCCGGAAACCCGTGGCAAACAACTGGATGCGCAGTAA
- a CDS encoding S9 family peptidase has protein sequence MPQSANITSAPIAHKAEGSDPYAWLQERDTDVVLDYLKAENRYLEAQTADQAGLRETLFEEIKGRILETDLSLPSPWGPYLYYTRTTAGDEYARHYRCPRPADDSLQLDESQEQLLLDPNELANGGFFSLGAFSISPDHQRLAYSLDTTGDEIYTLFVKELSSGRVSELEFADCDGSMTWANDSLTLFFGELDDTHRPHKLFRYRLDGTAAEEVFHEPDGRFFMHCYRSSSEQQLLLALGSKTTSEVWVLDAFQPQQAFTCVAPRVEDHEYDVDHGALDGEWTWFIRTNRDGINFALYTAVDTGVAPTEADWQNLIPHSDTTMIDGMSLNAGALTLSLRVGGLPIIEVHPQDLPSYRVQLPDAAYSLHVQNSLEFVSERIRLRYEALNRPAQIRQLDLVSGEQKVLKETPVLGPFDADAYVSQRLWATAPDGTQVPISLVVKREALGKPTPLYLYGYGAYGESLDPWFSHARLSLLDRGVAFAIAHVRGGGELGEAWYRAGKQEHKHNTFSDFIACAEHLIANGFTTSQQLAISGGSAGGLLIGAVLNMRPELFGAAIAEVPFVDVLNTMLDPDLPLTVTEYDEWGNPEEPDVYDRIKAYAPYENVTAQAYPATLVIAGYNDSRVQYWEAAKWVAKLRATKTDTHQLLLKTELGAGHGGMSGRYQGLRDVALEYAFVFGVLGIA, from the coding sequence ATGCCCCAATCCGCCAACATCACCAGCGCCCCGATTGCCCACAAGGCTGAAGGTTCTGACCCGTATGCCTGGCTGCAGGAACGTGACACCGACGTGGTGCTCGATTACCTCAAGGCTGAAAACCGCTATCTAGAGGCGCAAACCGCCGATCAGGCCGGCCTGCGCGAAACCCTGTTCGAAGAGATCAAGGGCCGGATTCTCGAAACCGACCTGTCGCTGCCCTCCCCGTGGGGCCCATACCTGTATTACACGCGCACCACCGCCGGCGACGAATACGCCCGTCACTACCGCTGCCCGCGCCCGGCGGATGACAGCCTGCAACTCGACGAAAGCCAGGAACAGCTGCTGTTGGACCCGAACGAACTGGCCAACGGCGGTTTCTTTTCCCTCGGCGCGTTCAGCATCAGCCCGGACCACCAGCGCCTGGCCTACAGCCTCGACACCACGGGCGATGAGATTTACACGCTGTTCGTGAAGGAATTATCCAGCGGCCGCGTCAGCGAACTGGAATTCGCCGACTGCGACGGCAGCATGACCTGGGCCAACGACAGCCTGACGCTGTTTTTCGGCGAACTGGACGACACCCATCGCCCGCACAAGCTGTTCCGCTATCGACTGGACGGCACGGCGGCCGAAGAAGTGTTCCATGAGCCGGATGGCCGTTTCTTCATGCATTGCTACCGCTCAAGCTCGGAGCAGCAATTGCTGCTGGCGCTGGGCAGCAAGACCACCAGCGAAGTCTGGGTGCTCGACGCGTTCCAGCCGCAACAGGCGTTTACCTGCGTGGCGCCACGGGTCGAAGACCACGAGTACGACGTCGACCACGGCGCCCTCGACGGCGAGTGGACCTGGTTCATTCGCACCAACCGCGACGGCATCAACTTTGCCCTGTACACGGCCGTCGATACCGGCGTCGCGCCGACCGAAGCCGACTGGCAGAACCTGATCCCCCACAGCGACACCACGATGATCGACGGCATGAGCCTCAACGCCGGCGCCCTGACGCTGAGCCTGCGGGTCGGCGGCTTGCCGATCATCGAGGTTCACCCGCAAGACCTGCCGAGCTACCGCGTGCAATTGCCGGATGCGGCCTACAGCCTGCACGTGCAAAACAGCCTGGAGTTCGTCAGCGAGCGGATCCGCTTGCGCTATGAAGCATTGAACCGTCCGGCACAAATCCGCCAACTGGACCTGGTCAGCGGCGAACAGAAAGTGCTCAAGGAAACCCCGGTGCTCGGCCCGTTCGACGCCGACGCCTATGTCAGCCAGCGTCTTTGGGCGACCGCACCGGACGGTACGCAAGTGCCAATCAGCCTGGTGGTCAAGCGCGAAGCCCTCGGCAAGCCGACCCCCCTTTATCTATACGGCTACGGCGCCTACGGCGAAAGCCTCGACCCGTGGTTCTCCCACGCGCGCCTGAGCCTGCTGGACCGAGGCGTGGCGTTTGCCATTGCGCACGTGCGCGGCGGCGGCGAATTGGGTGAAGCCTGGTATCGCGCTGGCAAACAGGAACACAAGCACAACACCTTCAGCGACTTCATCGCCTGCGCCGAGCACCTGATCGCCAACGGTTTCACCACCTCACAGCAATTGGCGATCAGCGGTGGCAGTGCCGGCGGGTTGTTGATCGGTGCGGTGCTTAACATGCGGCCGGAGTTGTTCGGCGCGGCGATTGCCGAAGTGCCGTTCGTCGATGTGTTGAACACGATGCTCGACCCGGACCTGCCGCTGACCGTCACGGAATACGACGAGTGGGGCAATCCTGAAGAGCCGGACGTTTATGATCGGATCAAGGCCTACGCCCCGTACGAAAACGTCACCGCGCAGGCGTATCCGGCGACGCTGGTAATCGCCGGCTACAACGACAGTCGCGTGCAGTACTGGGAAGCGGCGAAGTGGGTAGCGAAATTGCGCGCGACCAAAACCGATACCCATCAACTGCTGCTCAAGACCGAATTGGGCGCCGGGCATGGCGGAATGAGTGGCCGTTATCAGGGATTGCGTGACGTAGCACTCGAATACGCATTTGTTTTCGGGGTTTTGGGCATTGCCTGA